From Myxocyprinus asiaticus isolate MX2 ecotype Aquarium Trade chromosome 10, UBuf_Myxa_2, whole genome shotgun sequence, the proteins below share one genomic window:
- the LOC127447227 gene encoding immunoglobulin superfamily member 3, whose protein sequence is MREKLKRPIRFKMVVLYDQLWHLLLLLCLIGLLQWDVCCGQRLVQIQEGPLYRVKGYPISISCNVSGFKGSPVQDFEFSVKKVKRPDISIDIISTRSTNFAYAVFSERVSKEEIKIERLSGSSVLLKINNLQEKDAGVFSCHTPSTDGTYNGIYGADTTLNVIEDTLVASYSGSSSKSMSEGNSLQLECQVSSQTFQHTHLSVTWFLHGAEDVSPRPIITLDRDLTVKPGAGFEDRYKLGLISMDKVEDTTYRLKMPQVQQSDRGKFYCQGTEWIQDPDRSWTQIAHKTTTTCNVEIDVAPDVGSFIAYMEASKEPLQEGDALEIRCSVKAQNLPGQFFSVTWLKNQKNVAQIGSSGVLTVFDDYKERENKAEMRAVKTSPMEYLLTIRSARAEDQGEYQCEVWQEDKSEDGTFTKTKKQLSSPETVHVTTKVSDLAVVMVMENNTVTEGEALKVICSVSGFKGPLSVSWQHKKDSISDIISLTQEGVMKDIGSRYQGRHVQILHSPAGRFTLEIGAATVSDSGEYKCTVSEWTTQSNGEMKKGNTQSQQKDISVYSVESLMRVVLRSRATSVAIDSPLELICSVKGPKVPLTVHWMFLPINSSTQRNIVSLHYTGEITWGADQSSYQLSIQEQHPDKSFTLRVSRVSRKQGGQYQCQADAYQKDVQKARKISNPLAVNVRKPDRKLNLSYLKSSIETTVNSDAKIECLVSRATTNTSRFTVTWLLESLMLLTMDLHAVVKFGPAAGLEMDQRIRMELRQKHNFELTIQQVMKSDSGQYRCEVEEWLQDPLGDWYSLDKKDVSTELVVNDKASDFKMNKANTQLWVKEGESLMLNCSVDSVGTDSTIRYSLTWYLNQSSNVQLLTYRYDGRLIYNSFDPKLEGRLHFSSPAIGVFQLTIHRTIQEDSGQYYCKVDQHQLDCKGQWSPKASDKSGSTNVSVHLMENKLSVQKEFRSRNITNLQAGFTMDCVIDSRSSDKSVFEVTWSKGQRGERPVIIFNASRDGTLHSAISDKDLMFRRPRATHYKLTVPNINPSDTGLYLCQVVEWIQTTTNNWRRIGEDKSGELSVHVETEDRQKEDTFTIDRTDKHLDIKEGEQFELECSLDIVKDDPTLHYSLSWVFDSPKSTSQISLLTYSYDGRLQYHLENQQLKDRLRFSRPTTGTFHLVVLNSDTADSGSYQCKVDQYMLGCESKWKQTVSAQSGSTTVNVSSIESKLHVQKENRKLNITNHQAEFTIDCVIDSWSSDKSAFGVNWFRVQNTEPEVPFFTARRDGTLHSAISDKDLVFKRPHLTYYKLTVPNISPGDMGQYYCQVEEWLLTPANTWKKVASDKSGILFVHVHVEGEAEKQTDPLGITLGITIPLICFFVFVIIMLLRREHKRSSDLKKKKECLWAENNPLSPVPGVTAGEDHS, encoded by the exons ATGTGTGCTGCGGTCAGCGTCTGGTCCAGATCCAGGAGGGTCCTCTGTATAGAGTCAAAGGATATCCCATCTCCATTTCCTGTAATGTTAGTGGGTTCAAAGGTTCCCCTGTACAGGATTTTGAATTTTCGGTCAAGAAGGTTAAGAGACCAGACATAAGTATAGATATCATCAGTACAAGGTCCACAAACTTTGCCTATGCAGTTTTCTCTGAAAGGGTGAGCAAAGAAGAGATTAAGATTGAGAGGTTGTCTGGATCTTCAGTTCTATTGAAGATCAACAATTTGCAGGAGAAGGATGCTGGTGTGTTCAGTTGTCACACCCCAAGCACTGATGGCACATATAATGGAATCTATGGTGCGGACACAACACTTAACG TGATCGAAGACACCCTGGTGGCATCATACTCTGGCTCTTCCTCTAAGAGCATGTCTGAGGGCAACTCTCTTCAACTTGAGTGCCAGGTTTCCAGTCAGACTTTTCAACACACCCATCTGTCGGTCACCTGGTTTCTCCATGGTGCAGAGGATGTGAGCCCCCGACCAATCATTACTCTGGACAGGGATCTGACTGTAAAGCCAGGAGCTGGATTTGAGGATCGCTACAAATTAGGACTTATTAGCATGGATAAGGTGGAGGACACAACCTACAGACTGAAGATGCCACAGGTGCAGCAGTCAGACCGCGGGAAGTTCTACTGTCAGGGCACTGAGTGGATCCAAGACCCTGACCGTTCCTGGACACAGATTGCGCACAAAACCACCACAACCTGTAATGTAGAGATTG ATGTAGCCCCTGATGTAGGTTCCTTCATTGCTTATATGGAGGCTTCAAAGGAGCCATTGCAGGAGGGAGATGCACTGGAGATCCGCTGCAGTGTGAAGGCACAGAACCTTCCTGGTCAATTTTTTTCAGTGACTTGGCTGAAAAACCAGAAGAACGTGGCCCAGATTGGATCTTCTGGGGTGCTCACTGTGTTTGATGattacaaagagagagagaataaagcagAGATGAGAGCAGTGAAAACCAGTCCTATGGAGTACCTGTTGACAATCCGCTCAGCTAGGGCTGAGGACCAGGGCGAATACCAGTGTGAAGTATGGCAGGAAGACAAGAGTGAGGATGGCAccttcacaaaaacaaaaaagcagctGTCCAGTCCTGAGACTGTACACGTCACCACCAAAG TGAGTGACCTAGCCGTGGTCATGGTGATGGAGAACAATACAGTGACTGAGGGAGAAGCACTAAAGGTCATCTGCTCAGTGTCCGGATTCAAAGGTCCTTTATCAGTTTCATGGCAACATAAGAAAGACTCCATCAGTGACATTATCAGTCTGACTCAAGAGGGAGTGATGAAAGATATTGGGTCAAGATATCAAGGCAGACATGTTCAAATACTCCATTCTCCAGCCGGACGCTTCACCCTGGAGATCGGCGCTGCTACAGTGTCTGACAGCGGCGAGTACAAATGCACTGTGTCTGAATGGACCACACAGAGCAATGGAGAGATGAAGAAAGGCAACACCCAATCACAGCAAAAAGACAtttctgtttattctgttg AATCTCTAATGAGGGTGGTTTTGAGAAGTCGTGCAACAAGTGTGGCTATAGATTCACCGCTAGAACTAATATGCTCAGTAAAAGGACCTAAAGTGCCTTTGACTGTACACTGGATGTTTCTGCCCATTAATTCATCTACACAGAGAAATATTGTATCTCTACACTATACTGGAGAAATCACCTGGGGAGCAGATCAGAGTAGCTACCAACTGTCCATTCAGGAGCAACATCCAGATAAAAGTTTCACTCTCAGGGTGTCGAGAGTCAGCAGGAAACAAGGTGGACAGTACCAGTGTCAAGCTGATGCCTATCAGAAGGATGTACAAAAAGCCAGGAAGATCTCCAACCCTTTAGCAGTGAATGTACGGAAACCTG ACAGAAAGCTGAATCTGTCCTACCTCAAGTCTTCGATTGAAACCACTGTCAACAGTGATGCCAAGATTGAATGCTTAGTCAGCCGTGCAACCACGAATACCTCTCGTTTCACAGTAACATGGCTGCTTGAGTCCCTGATGCTCTTAACTATGGACCTGCATGCTGTTGTCAAATTTGGCCCTGCAGCTGGCCTAGAGATGGACCAGAGAATCCGCATGGAATTGAGACAGAAACACAACTTCGAGTTGACTATTCAACAGGTCATGAAATCTGACAGTGGACAGTACCGTTGTGAGGTGGAAGAGTGGCTTCAGGATCCTCTTGGTGACTGGTATTCTCTAGATAAAAAGGATGTTTCTACAGAGCTTGTTGTCAAtgacaaag CCAGTGATTTCAAAATGAATAAAGCAAACACTCAGCTGTGGGTTAAGGAGGGAGAATCACTAATGTTGAATTGCTCAGTGGATAGTGTTGGGACAGATTCCACAATTCGCTACTCTCTTACCTGGTACTTGAACCAGTCCTCTAATGTGCAACTTCTGACCTATCGTTATGATGGCCGTCTGATTTACAACAGCTTTGACCCAAAGCTTGAGGGACGACTCCACTTCTCCAGCCCAGCAATCGGTGTCTTTCAACTGACCATCCATAGAACCATCCAGGAAGACAGTGGGCAGTATTACTGTAAAGTTGATCAGCACCAGCTGGATTGCAAAGGCCAGTGGTCACCTAAGGCAAGCGACAAGTCAGGTTCTACCAATGTTAGTGTTCACCTCATGG AGAATAAATTGAGCGTGCAAAAGGAGTTCCGAAGCCGCAACATTACCAATCTGCAAGCTGGATTTACCATGGACTGTGTGATTGACTCTCGATCAAGTGACAAATCAGTGTTTGAGGTGACTTGGTCCAAGGGTCAGAGAGGTGAACGACCTGTCATCATCTTCAATGCCAGCCGTGATGGAACCTTACACAGTGCAATTAGCGATAAAGATCTGATGTTCAGACGACCACGTGCCACACACTATAAACTGACTGTACCAAACATCAACCCCAGCGATACTGGGCTTTATCTCTGTCAGGTTGTTGAATGGATTCAGACAACTACAAATAACTGGAGGAGGATAGGTGAAGACAAGTCTGGAGAGCTATCTGTCCATGTAGAAACTGAGGATAGGCAAAAAGAGGACACTTTTACCATAGACAGGACTGATAAGCACCTTGACATCAAAGAAGGAGAGCAATTTGAACTTGAATGCTCCCTGGACATAGTAAAAGATGACCCTACCCTTCACTACAGTCTCAGTTGGGTATTTGATAGCCCGAAATCTACCAGCCAGATATCTTTATTGACATACTCGTATGATGGCCGTCTACAGTACCACCTAGAGAACCAGCAACTTAAAGACAGGCTACGCTTCTCTAGACCCACTACCGGAACATTTCATCTGGTTGTACTAAACTCAGATACAGCTGACAGTGGAAGCTACCAGTGCAAGGTTGACCAGTACATGCTCGGTTGTGAGAGCAAATGGAAACAGACGGTATCTGCACAATCAGGCTCAACCACTGTCAACGTTAGCAGTATTG AGAGTAAACTGCATGTGCAGAAGGAGAACCGAAAGCTAAACATTACCAATCACCAGGCTGAATTTACCATTGACTGTGTAATTGACTCTTGGTCCAGTGATAAGTCTGCTTTTGGGGTCAACTGGTTCAGGGTGCAGAACACAGAACCAGAAGTACCATTCTTCACTGCTAGACGTGATGGTACCTTACACAGTGCAATTAGTGACAAAGATCTGGTGTTCAAACGACCACATCTTACATACTATAAACTGACTGTGCCAAACATCAGCCCTGGTGATATGGGGCAATACTACTGTCAGGTAGAGGAGTGGCTGCTAACACCTGCTAACACCTGGAAGAAAGTGGCATCAGACAAATCTGGAATCCTCTTTGTCCATGTTCATGTTGAAG GTGAAGctgaaaaacagacagacccttTAGGAATAACGCTGGGAATCACCATTCCCCTGATTTGCTTTTTTGTATTTGTCATAATAATGCTGTTGAGAAGGGAGCACAAGAGGAGTTCtgatctgaaaaagaaaaaagagtgtCTTTGGGCTGAAAACAACCCCCTTTCCCCAGTACCTGGAGTGACTGCAGGTGAAGATCATTCATAG